In a single window of the Verrucomicrobiaceae bacterium genome:
- a CDS encoding toll/interleukin-1 receptor domain-containing protein, whose amino-acid sequence MKTHPVPKKPTVFLSHSSSNRRELVALKRLLDERAGGLIEFFLSSDDESIPHGTIWPEEVKAALDRMTLMLVFISPKALESGWTYFEAGYGLHKLDSANIYCLPGCEKAKLPSPFNLLQNRNLHSAKDVSLLLQGINFRLGAKLREAVTKSEFEQIFKARELGQVSLRVPLDKLIESVRIDVQGPSNSMECFSQVCSELNVPNSPASMDANDFASRFGNSRCSTGVRLQVKDPTKDYWFRVLGQYAREQPITLTETELKAKGLWIYELSEYEWMDAKGGADAEFKSLKEIRAYNKRLEERAEARRKELLQLQAGPRRCVLIISPLNFDLALSIADSWLAKSKASGPMKTTIHLSNNVTVEMRTEVLAAKIHGSEIGVGDDGALICNNDIRLSMSQNDGDHVDASRHSLTFETSEVKSISSFGIENLVSNLAELKVISAKSARSKSKKSGLL is encoded by the coding sequence ATGAAAACGCATCCTGTTCCAAAAAAACCAACTGTGTTTCTCAGCCATTCATCCAGCAATAGGCGTGAACTCGTGGCTCTAAAGCGGCTTTTGGATGAACGCGCAGGTGGCTTGATTGAGTTTTTCCTCTCATCTGATGACGAGAGTATCCCTCATGGAACAATCTGGCCGGAGGAAGTTAAAGCGGCATTGGATCGCATGACCTTGATGCTTGTGTTTATCTCGCCGAAAGCGCTTGAGTCAGGATGGACGTATTTCGAGGCTGGGTATGGTCTTCACAAACTGGATTCGGCCAATATATACTGCCTTCCAGGGTGCGAAAAAGCCAAGTTGCCAAGCCCTTTCAACCTGCTCCAAAATAGGAATCTGCACTCAGCGAAGGACGTCTCACTTCTGCTCCAAGGAATCAACTTTCGCCTTGGGGCGAAACTAAGAGAAGCGGTAACAAAGTCTGAGTTTGAGCAGATATTCAAAGCTAGAGAGCTTGGACAGGTCAGCCTTCGAGTCCCGTTGGACAAGCTAATTGAATCAGTCCGTATTGATGTCCAGGGACCCTCGAACAGTATGGAGTGTTTTTCGCAGGTATGTTCAGAACTAAATGTTCCAAACAGCCCAGCATCCATGGATGCCAACGATTTTGCTTCAAGGTTTGGGAATAGTCGGTGTTCGACAGGGGTGAGACTGCAAGTCAAAGACCCCACTAAAGATTACTGGTTTCGGGTTTTGGGCCAGTATGCCAGGGAGCAACCAATTACTCTGACGGAAACAGAATTGAAAGCAAAAGGCTTATGGATTTATGAACTATCAGAGTATGAATGGATGGATGCCAAGGGAGGTGCTGACGCTGAATTCAAGTCACTAAAAGAAATCAGAGCATACAACAAGCGTCTCGAAGAACGTGCGGAGGCCAGAAGGAAAGAGCTTTTGCAGCTTCAAGCAGGTCCAAGGCGCTGCGTTCTCATCATCTCGCCGCTCAATTTTGATCTGGCGCTTTCAATTGCTGATTCATGGCTAGCCAAATCCAAGGCTTCCGGCCCCATGAAAACAACAATTCATTTATCTAACAATGTAACTGTCGAGATGCGGACAGAGGTTCTTGCCGCAAAAATTCATGGCTCCGAAATCGGTGTGGGAGATGATGGCGCGTTAATTTGCAACAACGATATACGTTTGAGCATGTCGCAAAATGATGGCGACCATGTTGATGCATCTCGTCATTCCCTCACATTTGAGACCAGTGAGGTGAAGTCTATTTCAAGCTTCGGGATTGAGAACCTCGTCTCGAACCTTGCGGAATTGAAGGTGATTTCGGCCAAATCTGCCAGGAGTAAAAGCAAGAAGAGTGGCCTGCTCTGA